From the genome of Tachysurus fulvidraco isolate hzauxx_2018 chromosome 20, HZAU_PFXX_2.0, whole genome shotgun sequence, one region includes:
- the sytl2a gene encoding synaptotagmin-like protein 2 isoform X3 produces the protein MVSRHSGKKNKWPGFQEENREGPEGHVTPNTEKTSCIQSEIKAKLSTMLRMGLPGCPLDDKQDNINLRCSARNSGLNITTEEFEENSFLSMMERERERIYQGEVSQNRLSRLVSFWESGSNGPDVLDSKKIETNDDKVAGQKISKVVLNVSPSKAKKSKYTNICDSSFDTGQLPAKPIGDIPVYKLKEIYSPLLSVRTSEQNTISDPKTCWEREKSIPKIAISTPDCRPKCYSQQGFKISTSPNLVEIPQRSISSINRELGERKASSKGKLNQSSKGDLVNSPLDDTDTTPYNRSPFRTRMLGSGKSIKCNPVSPYPIRNLTSVSKDHSDQSTGDPMTILEQSRILSTRHMTKVLSGDLQSVKEYRQGGFPLRAFPLDINPTEKTPLKGLKDIPRGQHTRYPHELSSTEESSPAKDGILLAETPEQHLLSFAGNTSERIIEYQRTSPHSSPRFGRSEAQGTVCIGNINSKQVSFLPVSQGQTSVQLITSPAIHQKTTNKRSIKGIEDAIPVVLTQQMQLDDLQRKTSLTRSSVQLSCQHHSNVADSTHVSEVSHQPDQQEWAGAQMCKRSEHISYSLQSQAQSEVTLSSSTSTEACGSEAPSPVRTAQKQTIRPLSISKSLEDLATLPSNERWKNEQRSGIIQTVEEAPDSLSIAVLDPEQSKRLSVSVPAFTHEQDNSKESDCLSVNSFYSERQRKSSTNTNASASSGLASMSPVSGSVTNIYSTDFGHVEVKGTIQFAINYVNKLGELHIFIVQCRDLAAAEPKRNRSDPYVKCYLLPDKAKLGKRKTSVKKKTLNPTYNEILRYKIPLESLKVHTLNISVWHNDMFGRNSFLGEVNADLSEWDNNTHMMDRTLIGRTATPFSPKHVNLNMDVCGDMRISLRFLLQTSEGDETPRTGEIQVWVKECTKLQSIRRSMDPFVKCSILPVSHEKKRQKTRVVKRTTNPVFNHTMVYEGLRPEDLRETCVELTVWDHDRLSNRFIGGTRLNLGTGKSHSTDVKWMDSNASESALWRRMIESTNEWVEETIPLRMLIMAR, from the exons ATGGTGTCCAGACAcagtggcaaaaaaaataaatggccTGGCTTTCAAGAGGAGAACAGAGAAGGTCCAGAGGGTCATGTTActccaaacacagaaaaaacatcTTGCATTCAGtcagaaataaaagcaaaactaTCAACCATGCTTAGGATGGGTCTGCCTGGTTGTCCACTCGATGACAAACAAGACAACATAAATTTAAGATGTTCTGCACGAAATTCTGGACTAAACATTACAACAGAAGAATTTGaagaaaattcatttctttctatgatggaaagagagagagagcgcatatACCAGGGAGAAGTGTCACAAAATCGACTTTCCAGACTGGTGTCTTTTTGGGAGAGTGGGAGCAATGGGCCAGATGTACTGGATAGTAAAAAAATCGAGACCAATGATGACAAAGTAGCAGGCCAAAAAATATCAAAGGTAGTGTTGAACGTAAGCCCATCAAAAGCAAAGAAatctaaatatacaaatatttgtgATTCATCTTTTGACACTGGTCAGCTACCAGCTAAACCAATTGGTGATATTCCTGTATACAAACTAAAGGAAATTTATTCTCCTCTTCTGTCAGTCAGAACATCTGAGCAGAATACCATCAGTGATCCCAAGACATgctgggagagagaaaaaagtattCCTAAGATCGCTATCAGCACTCCTGACTGTAGGCCAAAATGTTATTCTCAACAAGGTTTCAAAATTTCGACCAGCCCAAATCTAGTGGAAATTCCTCAGAGAAGTATTTCCTCTATAAACAGAGAGCTTGGAGAGAGAAAGGCTTCATCAAAAGGAAAACTGAATCAAAGTTCCAAAGGAGACCTAGTTAATAGTCCTCTAGATGACACAGATACTACACCTTACAACAGATCTCCATTTAGGACACGCATGTTAGGTTCAGGTAAAAGCATTAAGTGTAATCCAGTATCACCATACCCCATCAGAAATCTCACTTCAGTTTCAAAGGATCACAGTGACCAGTCAACGGGTGACCCGATGACAATCCTAGAGCAGTCCAGAATACTCAGTACAAGACACATGACTAAAGTGTTGTCTGGAGATTTACAGTCAGTCAAGGAGTATAGACAGGGTGGGTTCCCACTGAGAGCCTTTCCTTTAGATATCAATCCAACTGAAAAGACACCCTTGAAAGGTTTGAAAGACATACCCAGAGGACAGCACACCAGGTATCCACATGAACTGTCAAGCACCGAAGAGTCAAGTCCAGCGAAAGATGGCATATTGCTGGCTGAGACGCCAGAGCAACATCTCTTGTCTTTTGCAGGCAATACATCTGAGAGAATCATAGAGTACCAGCGTACATCTCCACACTCTTCACCACGTTTTGGAAGGTCAGAGGCTCAAGGAACTGTTTGCATAGGCAACATCAATAGTAAACAAGTCAGTTTCTTACCCGTTTCACAAGGTCAAACCTCTGTACAGCTGATAACATCACCTGCGATCCATCAAAAGACCACCAATAAACGATCAATTAAAGGTATCGAGGATGCGATTCCAGTTGTGCTGACACAACAAATGCAGCTGGATGACTTGCAGCGCAAAACGTCTCTAACTAGGTCTTCCGTTCAACTGAGCTGTCAGCATCACTCAAATGTAGCTGATTCCACACATGTATCTGAGGTTTCACACCAACCAGACCAGCAAGAATGGGCTGGAGCACAGATGTGCAAGAGATCAGAGCACATATCATACTCTCTACAATCCCAGGCTCAATCAGAGGTCACCCTCTCCAGCAGCACATCAACTGAAGCCT GTGGCAGTGAGGCACCAAGTCCAGTAAGAacagcacaaaaacaaaccataaGACCTCTTTCTATTTCCAAGAGTTTAGAGGACCTGGCAACCCTACCCTCAA ATgaaagatggaaaaatgaaCAAAGGAGTGGCATAATACAGACGGTGGAGGAAG CTCCAGATTCACTCAGCATTGCTGTCCTGGATCCAGAGCAGAGTAAGAGGCTGAGTGTCTCAGTACCTGCTTTCACGCACGAACAG GATAACAGCAAAGAAAGTGACTGTCTCTCAGTAAACAGTTTCTATTCTGAAAGGCAGAGGAAAAGCAGCACAAATACTAACGCAAGTGCTTCCTCTGGTCTCGCCTCCATGTCTCCT GTCAGTGGCAGTGTCACGAACATTTACAGCACAGACTTTGGACATGTGGAGGTTAAGGGAACCATCCAATTTGCCATTAACTATGTGAATAAACTGGGAGAGCTCCACATATTTATAGTCCAGTGCAGAGATTTGGCTGCGGCAGAACCTAAGAGGAACCGTTCTGACCC GTATGTTAAATGTTATCTTTTACCTGACAAAGCAAAGCTGGGGAAGAGGAAAACCTCTGTGAAGAAGAAGACTCTTAATCCTACTTATAACGAAATCTTACGG TATAAGATACCACTTGAGAGCTTAAAGGTCCACACATTAAACATCTCTGTGTGGCATAATGACATGTTTGGGAGGAACAGTTTTCTTGGGGAGGTCAATGCGGATTTGTCTGAGTGggacaataatacacacatgatGGACCGCACCCTCATAGGAAGG ACTGCAACACCATTCAGTCCAAAGCATGTTAACCTCAACATGGATGTGTGTGGAGATATGAGGATATCTTTGCGTTTCCTTCTGCAGACATCTGAAG GTGATGAGACACCACGGACGGGTGAGATTCAAGTCTGGGTAAAGGAATGTACGAAACTACAATCCATAAGAAGGAGTATGGATCCATTTGTGAAATG CTCAATTCTTCCAGTCAGCCATgagaaaaaaaggcagaaaactCGGGTTGTAAAGAGGACAACAAACCCTGTTTTCAACCACACCATGGTTTATGAAGGCCTCAGACCAGAAGACCTGAGAGAAACCTGTGTTGAACTCACAGTGTGGGACCATGATCGGCTCAGTAATCGCTTCATAGGAGGCACAAGACTTAACCTTGGAACAG GTAAAAGTCACAGCACTGATGTAAAATGGATGGATTCTAACGCTTCTGAATCTGCATTGTGGAGAAGAATGATTGAATCAACTAATGAATGGGTTGAAGAAACCATACCTTTAAGGATGCTCATCATGGCAAGATAG